The DNA region GCCGGTCTCGCCATTTCCACTCGCTTCACCACCCAGATCAACGGCCTCAACCAGGCCGTCAGCAACGCCAATGACGGCATCTCTCTGGCGCAGACCACCGAGTCGGCGCTGAACGAGGTGACCAACAACATGCAGCGCATCCGCACGCTGGCGGTGCAGTCGGCCAACGCCACCAACTCCGACAGCGACCGCGCCGCGCTCGATGCCGAAGTGCAGCAGCGTCTGTCGGAAATCACCCGTATCTCCCAGCAGACCACGTTCAACGGCCGCCACGTGCTCGACGGCACCTTCGGCAGCGCCGCGTTCCAGATCGGTGCGAACGTCGGCGAGACGATCTCGGTGAACCTGAGCCAGGGCGCCGGCGCCAAGCAGGTCGGTCAGATGGCCACCTCGGCGACCGGCGACATCAGCAGCCTGTTCACTTCCGGCGGCAGCGCCGCAACCGCGTCGGTGGCCACGGCCACGGGCGTTGCGGGCTTTGACTACAGCGGCGCTGGATCCAAGAGCTTCAGCGTCGATGGCACCGCGGTTGTCCTGAATACGGCCGAGACCGACCAGGCGACCCTGGTGGCTGACGTGCAGAGCCAGTTGGATGCGGGCACCGGCGGTGCCGGTGTCTACACGGTCGCCGCCAGCGGCGCCACCGGCTTCACCATCACCACCACGGCCACGGGCGCCAGCAGCGCGATGACCATCGGCGGCACCGATGCAGCGTTCATCACCGGCAACGTTGCCGGCGCGGATGCCGTCGCCGGTACCGCGTCCGACCTGGTCCTCGCCACTGGCGACCTGACCATCGACGGCACGGACATGGCGGGCAGCTACAAGGACGCTCAGAGCCTCGTCGATGCGATCAACAGCAAGGGCATTGCCGGCGTCTCCGCCTACTACGACAGCAGCAGCAAGGAAATGCATCTGAACGCGCAGGCCGCGCTGACCGTGGACGGCACCAAGGCCGGTGCGGGCGCGGGCAACCTGGGCTTCTCCGGTGCCGGCGCCACCGCCATTGCCACCGGCGGTGATCTGGCCAGCAGCAACGTGAAGACCGTGAGCGGCGCGAACGACACCATCAGCCGCATCGATGCCGCCTTGGGCACCATCAGCTCCATGCGCAGTGACCTCGGCGCGGTGCAGAACCGCTTCGATTCCACCATCGCCAACCTGCAGACCATCTCGCAGAACCTCAGCTCGTCGCGCAGCCAGATCCAGGATGCCGACTTCGCCGCGGAGACCGCGAACATGTCCAGCGCGAACATCCTGCAACAGGCCGGCGTCTCGGTGCTGGCGCAGGCCAACGCTTCCACCCAGAGCGTGCTCAAGCTGCTGCAGTAACTTGCCACCGGAACGGCCGCGGATGTCCGCGGCCGTTCCATTTGAAACCAGGAAAGCCCGATCATGGCGATTACCGTCAATTCCACGACACCCACCACGGGCCTGTTGACCTCGATGGGCGTCGGATCGGGCCTCGATGTGGCCACCCTGGTCAACCAGCTGGTGGCGGCCAAGAAGACTCCCCAGCAGAACCAGATCACCAGTCAGGCCGCTTCCGCCAACACCCAGCTTTCGGCCCTGGGCCAGATCAACGCCGCGCTTTCCGCGCTGCAGTCGGCCATGGCCTCGATCAGCGACGGCAGTGCGTTCAGCGCGCACAGTGTCACCAGCAGCGATACCGACGTATTGAATGCCACCGCCACCGGCAATGCCGTGGCCGGCAGCTACAAGATCGAAGTGACCCAATTGGCCAGCGCCCTCAAGGCGTCCTCCGGCGCGTTCACCGACAGCAGCACCCAGATCGGCACGGGTACCCTCACCATCACGGTGGGCGGGCAAGCCATGAATCTTTCCATCGATGGCAGCAATGGTTCGCTGGCATCGATCCGCGACGCGATCAACAAGGCCAGCGACAATCCCGGCGTCAGCGCCACCATCGTCAACGGCACCGACGGCGCACACCTGGTGCTGAGCGGCACCCGCACCGGCGCGGCCAACGGCTTCACGGTGTCGAGCAGCGGTGGCGACGGCGGTCTTGCCGCGCTCAACTATGATCCGGCGGCCTCCAGCGGCAACGGGCTGAGCGTGATCAATGCGGCCAGCGACGCGCTCTACACCATCGACGGCCTGGCGGCGAACAGCGCCGGCAACAGCGTCAGCACGGCCATCGACGGCCTCACCCTCAACCTGTCCACGTTGGGTACCAGCACGGTCAGCGTGGCCGATGACCCGTCCAAGGCCACCAGCGCGCTGACCAACCTGGTCAATACCTACAACAGCTTCGTCGGCATCTATCAGAACCTGACCAAATACGATGCGACGAGCAAGGTCGCCGGCGCGATGATCGGCGACGCCACGCTCAACGGCATCAACAGCACCTTGTCGCGGATCATCGGCGGCAGCGCCAACGGCGCCACGCTGTCCTCGATCGGCATTTCGTTGCAGGTGGACGGCACCCTGAAGCTCGACAACGACAAGCTTTCCGCCGCACTCGGCGATGGCGGCAAGCAGGTCAGCGACCTGTTCGGCGGCGACAACGGCTTCTCCGCCCAACTGGGCGCGCAGCTGACCCAATGGGTGGGTGACGGCGGCGTGCTGGCCGGCCGCACCGACAGCATCAGCCAGCAGCTGAAGGACCTGGGTGACCAGCAGACCGCGCTGGACGCCCGCATGGACAGCCTCACCGCGCGCTACCAGGCGCAGTTCACCGCGCTCGACACGCTGATGTCCAAGCTCAACAGCACCAGCAGTTATCTGCAGCAGCAGTTCGACGTGCTCACCAACGCCAACAAGAAGTAGTTCTCAGGGATACCAGCAGGAGGATATGGTCATGGCATTCGGCTACGGCGCAGGCGCCTATCAACAAGTTCGCTCGCATGGCGGCGTGGAGTCGGCGGACCCGCACGGCCTGATCACGCTGCTGATGGACGGTGCGCTGGAGCGGCTGGTGAAGGCCCGTGCGCACATGGTCCGTGGCGAAGTCGCCGCCAAGGGTGAAGCGATCTCGCGCTGCATCGAGATCCTCGGCGGATTGCGCGGGAGCCTCGATCCCAAGGCCGACCCCGTGCTGGTCGAGCGGCTGGATTCGCTGTACGACTACATGAGCCGCCGCCTGCTGCAGGCCAACCTGCGCGACGATGCCGCCCTGATCGACGAGGTCAGCAACCTGCTGCAACCCATCCGCGACAGCTGGGTGAAGGTTGCCCCTGCTGCAGCCCAGCCTGCGGTCAGCGCGTGAGCATGGACATCCTGGAACACGCATTGCAGCTGACCCGCAGCATGCTGGACGCGGCACGCGCGCAGGAATGGTCCCGCCTGATCGAACTGGAGGTCGAGCGCGAACCGTTGCTGTTGCGCCGGCACGCATCCGACCCGGCCACCCTCGCACAGCTGGGCGAGATTCTGGCGTACGATCGCGAGCTGCAGGCGATCGTCGGCGGCGCACGGGATTCGGCAGCCGAACAGTGGCAGCGGGAAACCGGTCGCGCCCGCGCGATCGCCGCCTACGCCCAGCCATGACAGGCCGCGGCTGCTGATCTTCATCTCCGAAGCCGCCGGCGTGGCGGTCTCGGCATCACCGCGTCGCGGAGCCGCGCCATGACCTCAGACAGCATGACTCCGGGCAGTACGATCCCAGGCAGCCTGGCCCCCGGCGGCTGGGACGATTTCGAGCAACGGGTCAGCTGCGAAGAGAGCCTACACGCCGACTGCGAGCCGCTTGCCTGGCCGCCGTCGCACGCACAGCTGCAGCAGCTTTCCGAGCGCAACGCCAACACGTTGGCGGCCATCGCCGCGCTGGAGGAGCGCCGTGCCGATACCGGCGAGGACGACAGCCCGCTGATGCAGGAAGTGCTGCGCATGGACGCCAAGCTCAACGTGCTCGTGGAAATCGTCAACAACCTGCTGGTACCCGGCAGCGTGCTGCCGCCGCGGCAACTGCTGCGCTTCAATGCGCTCGGCGCGATCCTGCCTGCGGGCCTGGCGCCGGCCGATGGCGGACTGTTGCTGCGCATCCGCTTCGATCTCTGCCGAAGCCTTCCGCTTGAACTCGCCGCGCGGGTGGAGCGTCAATTCGACGATGGTCGGGTGTTCGTGGTCTTTGCGCCGCTCGGCGATGCATTGGGTGACGCAATTGAGCGGCTGGTTTTCCGCCATCACCGACGCAAAGTGGCAGGGTCGCGTCAGCCGCTTGGTTGAGGCGCGATTTGGTCCACAAGTCAGATGTGATGCAGTTCGCAATTACGCAACCCGGTTGCCAGTTCCCTGGACGCCGGTCACACCTGGCACGCGCGCAGGGTCACGCTGCGGATATCCGGTAAACGGTTCATGTTTCATGCAGTTACAGGACACGCCGGCGCATGTTCGCCGGCGTGGCAGCGTCTGCTTTTCCGACAGGTGACGTTTTGCCGTCGCGACGGCCTGAAAAATTGGCCTCCTTATTGCTCATGGTTCATCAGGCCGGCAACGGAAACCCGGCATCGATGAAAAAGCGGTTCCAACGGAAGCATGGGGCCGCCAAACAAGCAGTGTGGTAAGGAGAAAGCGATGCAGAAATTCGACTTCCTGGTCATCGAATCCGACGAAACACGCGTGGATTCCGTGCTCTCGGCGCTCAACTTCCTTGGCTACCGGCCGCAGCATGGCATTGCCTGCCGCGAGATGGACGAATCCACCCATGCCTGGCGCGCGGTATACATCGGCAGCGTCGACGATGCCGCCGAGGCGGAGCGCCAGCTGGCCCTGCTGGGTGCCGCCGCGTCGCACGTTCCGGTGCTACTGGCCAGCGACTCGCCCTGGGTCGAACGCTTCAGCGCGCCGGCGTCGCCGTTTGCCGCGCGGGTGGCGACCCTCACGTTCCCGTTGCGCTACGAGAAGATGGCCGAGGCCATGCGCAACATCTATGCGCGCCTGCTCGGCGGCCAGTCCAGTGGCCTGCGCTTTGTCGGCAACTCGGCGCCGATGGTCCGCGTCAACGGCTTGATCCGCCAGGTCGCGCCATTCGATTCCACCGTGCTGGTGCTGGGCGAATCGGGCACCGGCAAGGAAATGGTGGCGCGTGCGATCCACGAGCATTCGCCGCGCCGGGACAAGCCCTTCGTGGCGATCAACTGCGGGGCGATTCCGGCGGAGTTGCTGGAGAGCGAGCTGTTCGGCCACGAGAAGGGCTCCTTCACCGGCGCGATCAGTGCGCGCAAGGGCCGTTTCGAAATGGCCGAAGGCGGCACCCTGTTCCTCGACGAGGTCGGCGACATGAGCCTGCCGATGCAGGTGAAGCTGTTGCGCGTGCTGCAGGAACGCGCCTACGAGCGGGTGGGCGGCAGCAAGACCCTGCGCTGCGACGTGCGCATCATTGCCGCCACGCACCGCAACCTGGAGCAGTCGATCGCCAGCGACCGCTTCCGCGAGGACCTGTTCTATCGCCTCAGCGTGTTCCCGCTCGAGCTGCCGTCGCTGCGCGAGCGGCTGGAGGACCTGCCGATCCTGATCGGCGAGTTCAACCAGCGTCTCGCCCGCCGCGGGCTGGGCGTAGTGCGCTTCAGTGCCGGCGCGATGCAGGCGCTGCGCGCGCATGCCTGGCCGGGCAACGTGCGCGAGCTTTCCAACCTGGTCGAACGCATGGCGATCCTGTTCCCGCACGGCGAGGTACGCGGCAGCGACCTGCCGAAGAAATATCGCGACCAGCAGGTCGGCGACGAAGTGCACGGCGCGGCCTTGCTGGCACTGATGGAGGACGAGTTGCCGGCGAGCGAGGCTGGCGTGCAGCCGGTAGCCGAATCGCTGCGCATCCTGCCCGAGCATGGCCTGGACCTGAAGGATCACCTGGCCGACATCGAAGTGGGGCTGATCCGTCAGGCCCTCGATGCCACCGGCGGCGTGGTGGCGCATGCGGCGCGCCTGCTGCACATGCAGCGCACCACCCTGGTGGAGAAGCTGCGCAAGTACGGGTTGCAAAGCAGCCTGGCGGCATAGCGCCGGCAATGGCGATGCCGGGAAGGGGGCGCCGGATCAGCACGTGGCACGGCTCGTGCTTTTGTCCCTGGTAAACCCGTCACGCGCCGGGATTCCGTCATGAGTCAGGGGTCAATCGACATGAGCACCATCGACGTCAACAACCTGCTTTCCCAGATGCGTCAGATGACGGCGCAAGTGCGCCCGCCGGAAACCGCATTCAAGCCGGCGCCCGTCGGCGGGCAAGCCGATTTTTCCGACGTTCTCAAACAATCCATTTCCGCCGTGGGCCGCAGCCAGATGGAAGCCGGCCGCATGGCCGCGAG from Rhodanobacter soli includes:
- a CDS encoding sigma-54 dependent transcriptional regulator — its product is MQKFDFLVIESDETRVDSVLSALNFLGYRPQHGIACREMDESTHAWRAVYIGSVDDAAEAERQLALLGAAASHVPVLLASDSPWVERFSAPASPFAARVATLTFPLRYEKMAEAMRNIYARLLGGQSSGLRFVGNSAPMVRVNGLIRQVAPFDSTVLVLGESGTGKEMVARAIHEHSPRRDKPFVAINCGAIPAELLESELFGHEKGSFTGAISARKGRFEMAEGGTLFLDEVGDMSLPMQVKLLRVLQERAYERVGGSKTLRCDVRIIAATHRNLEQSIASDRFREDLFYRLSVFPLELPSLRERLEDLPILIGEFNQRLARRGLGVVRFSAGAMQALRAHAWPGNVRELSNLVERMAILFPHGEVRGSDLPKKYRDQQVGDEVHGAALLALMEDELPASEAGVQPVAESLRILPEHGLDLKDHLADIEVGLIRQALDATGGVVAHAARLLHMQRTTLVEKLRKYGLQSSLAA
- a CDS encoding PilZ domain-containing protein → MTSDSMTPGSTIPGSLAPGGWDDFEQRVSCEESLHADCEPLAWPPSHAQLQQLSERNANTLAAIAALEERRADTGEDDSPLMQEVLRMDAKLNVLVEIVNNLLVPGSVLPPRQLLRFNALGAILPAGLAPADGGLLLRIRFDLCRSLPLELAARVERQFDDGRVFVVFAPLGDALGDAIERLVFRHHRRKVAGSRQPLG
- the fliE gene encoding flagellar hook-basal body complex protein FliE, with translation MSTIDVNNLLSQMRQMTAQVRPPETAFKPAPVGGQADFSDVLKQSISAVGRSQMEAGRMAASFERGDPGADLGRTMIAVQKADLSLRTMVEVRNKLVDAYKEIMNMPV
- a CDS encoding flagellin, which produces MVMSVITNISSLNAQKNLATSQSKLATAISRLSSGMRINSAKDDAAGLAISTRFTTQINGLNQAVSNANDGISLAQTTESALNEVTNNMQRIRTLAVQSANATNSDSDRAALDAEVQQRLSEITRISQQTTFNGRHVLDGTFGSAAFQIGANVGETISVNLSQGAGAKQVGQMATSATGDISSLFTSGGSAATASVATATGVAGFDYSGAGSKSFSVDGTAVVLNTAETDQATLVADVQSQLDAGTGGAGVYTVAASGATGFTITTTATGASSAMTIGGTDAAFITGNVAGADAVAGTASDLVLATGDLTIDGTDMAGSYKDAQSLVDAINSKGIAGVSAYYDSSSKEMHLNAQAALTVDGTKAGAGAGNLGFSGAGATAIATGGDLASSNVKTVSGANDTISRIDAALGTISSMRSDLGAVQNRFDSTIANLQTISQNLSSSRSQIQDADFAAETANMSSANILQQAGVSVLAQANASTQSVLKLLQ
- the fliD gene encoding flagellar filament capping protein FliD, with translation MAITVNSTTPTTGLLTSMGVGSGLDVATLVNQLVAAKKTPQQNQITSQAASANTQLSALGQINAALSALQSAMASISDGSAFSAHSVTSSDTDVLNATATGNAVAGSYKIEVTQLASALKASSGAFTDSSTQIGTGTLTITVGGQAMNLSIDGSNGSLASIRDAINKASDNPGVSATIVNGTDGAHLVLSGTRTGAANGFTVSSSGGDGGLAALNYDPAASSGNGLSVINAASDALYTIDGLAANSAGNSVSTAIDGLTLNLSTLGTSTVSVADDPSKATSALTNLVNTYNSFVGIYQNLTKYDATSKVAGAMIGDATLNGINSTLSRIIGGSANGATLSSIGISLQVDGTLKLDNDKLSAALGDGGKQVSDLFGGDNGFSAQLGAQLTQWVGDGGVLAGRTDSISQQLKDLGDQQTALDARMDSLTARYQAQFTALDTLMSKLNSTSSYLQQQFDVLTNANKK
- a CDS encoding flagellar protein FliT gives rise to the protein MDILEHALQLTRSMLDAARAQEWSRLIELEVEREPLLLRRHASDPATLAQLGEILAYDRELQAIVGGARDSAAEQWQRETGRARAIAAYAQP
- the fliS gene encoding flagellar export chaperone FliS, which codes for MAFGYGAGAYQQVRSHGGVESADPHGLITLLMDGALERLVKARAHMVRGEVAAKGEAISRCIEILGGLRGSLDPKADPVLVERLDSLYDYMSRRLLQANLRDDAALIDEVSNLLQPIRDSWVKVAPAAAQPAVSA